The following coding sequences are from one Novipirellula caenicola window:
- a CDS encoding DUF3500 domain-containing protein → MGTCVVVYSQRPGGRPGRAPVVDEPFVGIVTSEGIQRDLFSIKSTGVSTAPVREAADAFLAGLNDDQRKRTVFPVDDSEWRQWDNRHRSPRQGVGFDEMSDAQRKLAFEMIGQSLSAKGLKKTQDIMKLNGTLAELANNFDEYGEWLYWVTIMGEPSKTEPWGWQLDGHHLVINYFVLGDQVVMSPVFMGSEPIEAKGGKFKGTIVMQDEQNKGLEFMQSLTDDQRSKAIVMQNKDGNNNLTEAYKDNVVLDYAGIAGSELSDEQKSGLLNLIEEYVGNMRPDHAKVRMSEVQEHLDETYFAWIGGTTDQSIYYYRVHSPVVLIEFDHQRRVAPFRTAEPTRDHIHTVIRTPNGNDYGKDLLRQHYHDHDHSHPHSH, encoded by the coding sequence ATGGGCACTTGTGTCGTCGTTTATTCACAGCGTCCGGGCGGTCGGCCTGGTCGCGCACCCGTGGTCGACGAGCCGTTTGTCGGTATTGTCACGTCCGAAGGCATCCAGCGCGACCTGTTTTCGATCAAGTCCACTGGCGTGTCCACCGCGCCGGTTCGCGAGGCGGCCGACGCATTCTTGGCCGGATTGAATGACGATCAACGCAAACGGACGGTCTTTCCCGTGGACGATTCCGAGTGGCGTCAGTGGGACAACCGGCACCGATCGCCACGCCAAGGCGTTGGATTTGATGAGATGTCCGATGCGCAGCGAAAGCTGGCTTTTGAAATGATTGGGCAAAGTCTGAGTGCCAAGGGGCTCAAGAAAACCCAAGACATCATGAAACTCAACGGCACGCTCGCCGAACTCGCCAACAACTTTGACGAATACGGCGAGTGGCTGTACTGGGTCACGATCATGGGCGAACCCTCCAAGACCGAACCATGGGGTTGGCAACTCGACGGACATCACCTCGTCATCAACTATTTCGTGTTGGGCGACCAAGTCGTGATGAGCCCCGTCTTCATGGGCTCGGAACCGATCGAAGCCAAGGGCGGAAAATTCAAAGGCACGATCGTCATGCAAGACGAACAGAACAAGGGTCTTGAGTTCATGCAGAGCTTGACGGACGACCAGCGGTCCAAGGCGATCGTGATGCAGAACAAGGATGGCAACAATAATCTAACCGAAGCGTACAAGGACAACGTTGTCCTTGATTACGCCGGCATCGCTGGATCAGAACTCAGCGACGAGCAGAAGAGCGGGCTACTCAACTTGATCGAAGAATACGTCGGCAACATGCGTCCAGATCACGCAAAGGTTCGCATGTCGGAGGTCCAAGAGCACCTTGATGAAACCTACTTTGCCTGGATTGGCGGAACAACCGACCAGAGCATTTACTACTATCGAGTCCACAGTCCGGTCGTCTTGATCGAGTTCGACCATCAACGCCGGGTAGCCCCGTTCCGTACCGCCGAGCCCACACGCGACCACATTCACACCGTGATCCGCACGCCCAACGGAAACGACTACGGCAAAGACCTGCTGCGTCAACACTACCATGACCACGACCACTCGCACCCACACTCTCATTGA
- a CDS encoding PQQ-binding-like beta-propeller repeat protein — MQICSLLTVVTWVLTASVGNAAWPEFLGPGGQARSSDTVPTTWSETENLLWKVDLPGSGASSPIVVGDQVIVTCYVSGSEAKRQVISFDKTNGQQNWAVDFPIDYREDRYQGYITEHGYASNTPVTDGENVFVFLGKGGVHSISLDGKKNWSFDVGKGSSNRQWGSASSLVLFENSVIVNAAEESRAIIALDKATGKENWRQDADMLELTYGTPRIVTLPNSEPELVISVPGEIWSMNPRTGKLRWYCESPMTGNVTPSVIVDGDTVYSFGGYRASGSIAVKLGGKDDVTDSHVQWTNRSSSYVATPLLQGGRFYWIDDRGIAYCTLAKDGEVIYKSRVDNLESGRPVYASPVLIGKNIYVVTRRSGTIVYAPNDEFKPVSQNKFAGDETDFNASPAVSDGKLYLRSNQSLYCVGTP, encoded by the coding sequence ATGCAAATCTGCTCCCTTCTTACCGTTGTTACATGGGTCCTGACCGCGAGCGTCGGCAATGCGGCTTGGCCCGAGTTCCTAGGGCCTGGCGGACAAGCCCGGTCGTCCGATACGGTGCCAACGACTTGGAGCGAAACCGAGAACCTGCTATGGAAAGTCGATCTGCCCGGATCCGGTGCATCGAGCCCGATCGTCGTGGGCGACCAAGTGATTGTCACGTGTTACGTCAGCGGGTCGGAAGCGAAACGTCAAGTCATCAGTTTCGACAAAACAAATGGCCAGCAGAATTGGGCAGTCGATTTTCCGATCGATTACCGCGAAGACCGATACCAGGGATACATCACCGAACATGGGTACGCCAGTAACACCCCGGTGACTGACGGCGAAAACGTGTTCGTTTTCCTCGGCAAAGGAGGCGTGCATTCGATCAGTCTGGATGGCAAAAAGAATTGGAGCTTCGATGTCGGCAAAGGATCGAGCAACCGCCAATGGGGGTCTGCATCGAGTCTTGTGCTGTTTGAAAACAGCGTCATCGTGAACGCTGCCGAAGAGTCGCGAGCGATCATCGCGTTGGACAAAGCCACCGGCAAAGAAAACTGGCGACAAGACGCCGACATGTTGGAACTGACGTACGGTACGCCGCGTATCGTAACGCTGCCAAACAGTGAACCGGAGTTGGTGATCAGCGTTCCTGGCGAGATTTGGTCGATGAATCCTCGGACGGGAAAGCTGCGGTGGTATTGTGAGTCGCCGATGACCGGCAACGTCACGCCGTCGGTGATTGTCGATGGTGACACGGTCTACAGTTTTGGCGGCTATCGAGCCTCGGGCAGTATCGCCGTCAAACTTGGCGGCAAGGACGACGTCACCGACTCGCATGTTCAGTGGACAAATCGTTCCAGTTCCTATGTTGCCACACCGCTATTACAGGGCGGACGTTTTTACTGGATCGATGATCGAGGCATTGCCTACTGTACATTGGCCAAAGACGGAGAAGTGATCTACAAATCACGAGTGGATAATCTTGAAAGCGGTCGCCCCGTTTACGCGTCACCGGTGTTGATCGGCAAGAACATTTACGTCGTGACTCGCCGCAGCGGCACGATTGTTTACGCACCGAATGACGAATTTAAACCGGTCTCGCAAAACAAGTTCGCCGGCGATGAAACCGACTTCAATGCTTCGCCCGCCGTAAGCGATGGCAAGCTGTATCTACGCAGCAACCAGTCGCTGTACTGTGTTGGAACCCCGTAG
- a CDS encoding DUF5722 domain-containing protein: MFIKRVCAVFLASLVMPPVASAANWTVVPARCNDVDIQRQDQVIEIRTTGSDPFLVGELSDLAAEDSVLQFDYFCVSGVKQVELFLGRPRYGDTPLSLPAIPVAETWQTYSTTVNLDSLRNANPDSKTMRIDLGRKPGVRIQLRNVHVRAKTPQEKDREAKQQQLRQQKVVAAERIENYLSQSFPARIDSVVVDPSTITVTFSGLPQSLSESELQLIECPPWQSIGQSADPRKVDVPIQLEGARGTVVLPRFEGHRDRLQSSWRLAKSVSGSLSYLTARTFATEIDVIGGNHSPHRPVPANQKGLGGIGLHGPIDELRELGVTAITVNIAITSFVKDAPGQGRIKIPTSGAPVYFDTLTLSHYDRVMNWARENNVVVSAIILIPTPRAGNDASPLVHPEHDGGIYTMPDLTTPRGTDIYAFVLSEMARRYSNTDSAPGGITNWIAHNEIDFHTVWTNMGLQPRTIVTESYYRSMRIIHNAARQHNPHARVFTSLTHHFNVPEDGQWRQLSGREVIESLQRYSVTEGDFAWGVAYHPYPQNLFAAVPWNDTRISDDFETPLITIQNLQVFGRFMQQESMRDSSGAVRPVLFSEQGFHTDSYDDDAQDRQAAALLYAMQKVRAMPMVESFHYHRWIDHPREGGLKVGLRTLPSETEPYGKRKRAWHMYQAIGTEREAQVSKGLPTP, encoded by the coding sequence ATGTTTATCAAACGCGTTTGCGCTGTTTTTTTAGCGTCTTTGGTCATGCCGCCGGTTGCCTCGGCAGCCAATTGGACTGTCGTGCCAGCGCGTTGCAACGACGTTGATATCCAACGACAAGACCAAGTGATTGAGATCCGAACGACGGGAAGCGATCCGTTTCTCGTCGGTGAATTGAGTGACCTCGCTGCCGAAGACTCGGTGCTTCAATTCGACTACTTTTGCGTCTCGGGCGTCAAACAAGTCGAGCTGTTTTTGGGACGCCCCCGTTATGGAGACACCCCGCTGAGTCTGCCCGCGATTCCCGTGGCGGAAACGTGGCAGACCTATAGCACAACGGTCAATCTCGATTCGCTGCGAAATGCGAATCCAGACTCCAAAACCATGCGAATCGATCTGGGTCGAAAACCGGGCGTTCGAATCCAACTTCGTAACGTTCACGTCCGAGCCAAGACGCCGCAAGAAAAAGATCGCGAAGCAAAGCAGCAGCAATTGCGGCAGCAAAAGGTCGTGGCCGCCGAGCGGATTGAAAACTACCTGTCACAATCGTTCCCCGCTCGAATCGACTCGGTAGTCGTCGACCCATCGACCATCACCGTTACGTTCTCGGGGTTACCTCAATCGCTCTCGGAGTCAGAATTGCAGCTGATCGAGTGTCCGCCGTGGCAATCGATCGGCCAATCCGCAGATCCCCGCAAAGTCGACGTGCCGATTCAGCTTGAGGGTGCACGGGGCACGGTGGTATTACCGCGGTTCGAGGGTCATCGAGATCGCTTGCAAAGCAGTTGGCGGCTAGCCAAGTCGGTCTCGGGTTCATTGTCTTACCTGACCGCACGGACGTTTGCTACCGAGATCGATGTGATCGGTGGGAACCACTCGCCACATCGCCCGGTGCCTGCGAATCAGAAAGGGTTGGGCGGTATTGGGCTGCATGGGCCCATCGATGAACTCCGAGAACTTGGCGTCACCGCGATCACCGTCAATATCGCGATCACGTCGTTCGTCAAGGATGCCCCCGGTCAAGGACGGATCAAAATCCCCACCTCAGGTGCCCCCGTTTATTTCGATACATTGACGCTGAGCCACTATGACCGTGTGATGAATTGGGCTCGGGAAAACAACGTGGTCGTTTCGGCCATCATCTTGATTCCGACTCCGCGAGCTGGCAACGACGCTTCACCGCTTGTGCATCCTGAACATGACGGCGGCATCTACACGATGCCCGATTTGACCACGCCTCGTGGCACCGACATCTATGCGTTTGTCTTAAGCGAAATGGCACGGCGGTACAGCAATACCGACTCCGCTCCTGGCGGCATTACCAACTGGATCGCCCACAACGAAATCGATTTCCACACCGTGTGGACCAACATGGGATTGCAGCCTCGAACGATTGTGACCGAGTCCTACTATCGTTCGATGCGAATCATTCACAACGCGGCTCGCCAACACAATCCGCACGCGCGTGTGTTTACATCCTTGACGCATCACTTTAATGTCCCTGAGGATGGCCAGTGGCGGCAACTGTCCGGTCGCGAAGTGATCGAATCGCTGCAGCGATATTCCGTCACGGAAGGCGATTTTGCTTGGGGTGTGGCCTATCATCCCTATCCTCAAAACCTGTTCGCAGCGGTGCCGTGGAACGACACTCGCATCAGCGACGATTTTGAAACGCCGTTGATTACGATTCAAAATTTGCAGGTGTTTGGTCGTTTTATGCAGCAGGAATCGATGCGTGATTCGTCGGGTGCGGTACGACCGGTTTTGTTCAGCGAGCAGGGTTTTCATACCGATTCGTACGACGATGATGCTCAGGATCGTCAAGCCGCGGCGCTGCTGTATGCGATGCAAAAAGTGCGTGCGATGCCGATGGTCGAATCGTTTCACTACCACCGCTGGATCGATCATCCTCGCGAAGGTGGATTGAAGGTGGGATTGCGAACGTTGCCCAGTGAGACCGAACCGTACGGTAAACGCAAACGCGCCTGGCACATGTACCAAGCGATTGGCACCGAACGAGAAGCACAAGTCAGCAAAGGATTGCCGACACCGTAA
- a CDS encoding TIGR03032 family protein: protein MAAVTDIPPNSIDKHDAGLRSVHTSNLPDLLDQLGITLLVTTYQAGKLVMLRSEAGVLNTHFRSFDQPMGLAVDADRIAIGTAMQVHEFRNIPAACDRVQSSHRHDACFLPRVTHQTGDIDVHEMAWVQNELVFVNTRFSCLAKRSGTYNFVPVWRPSFITQNVPDDCCHLNGMAVRDGNVRYVTALGDSNEPSGWRANKKDGGVLIDVQSNEIAARGLSMPHSPRWHDGKLWLLNSGSGSFGTIDLASGRYEPLLTLPGFTRGLSFYGPLAFIGLSQVRETAVFAGIPIAELPMEQRCCGVWVVNLQTANVIAFVKFEDTVQEIFAVEVLPGSRYPELVNEDRELIAGTYELPDTTLPCNS, encoded by the coding sequence ATGGCTGCGGTGACCGACATTCCGCCGAACTCGATCGACAAACATGACGCAGGCCTGCGTTCGGTTCATACTTCGAATTTGCCTGACTTGTTGGACCAGTTGGGAATCACGCTGCTTGTGACCACTTACCAGGCGGGCAAGTTGGTGATGCTGCGTAGCGAGGCGGGAGTGCTGAATACACATTTTCGCTCGTTTGATCAGCCGATGGGGTTGGCGGTTGACGCCGATCGCATTGCGATCGGAACCGCGATGCAGGTTCACGAATTTCGCAATATTCCTGCGGCGTGCGACCGTGTGCAATCATCGCATCGCCACGACGCCTGCTTCCTGCCCCGCGTGACACACCAAACCGGGGACATCGATGTTCACGAGATGGCTTGGGTGCAGAACGAGTTGGTCTTTGTGAACACGCGGTTTTCTTGTTTGGCGAAACGCAGTGGCACGTACAACTTTGTTCCCGTTTGGCGGCCTTCGTTCATCACCCAAAATGTGCCCGATGATTGCTGTCACTTAAACGGCATGGCGGTGCGTGACGGCAATGTCCGCTACGTGACGGCACTGGGGGATTCGAACGAGCCGAGCGGTTGGCGAGCGAACAAGAAAGATGGCGGCGTGTTGATTGACGTGCAATCCAACGAGATTGCCGCTCGCGGGCTTTCGATGCCCCATTCACCGCGTTGGCATGACGGCAAGTTGTGGCTGTTGAATTCGGGCAGCGGATCGTTTGGTACGATCGATTTGGCGTCGGGTCGGTATGAACCGTTACTGACGCTGCCCGGTTTCACACGAGGTTTGTCGTTTTACGGACCGCTGGCCTTCATCGGGCTGTCGCAGGTTCGCGAGACCGCCGTGTTTGCAGGAATCCCGATCGCTGAACTGCCGATGGAACAACGCTGCTGTGGCGTGTGGGTCGTCAATTTGCAAACCGCAAATGTGATTGCGTTTGTGAAATTCGAAGACACCGTGCAAGAAATCTTTGCAGTCGAAGTTCTGCCGGGTTCACGTTATCCCGAACTGGTTAACGAAGACCGCGAGTTGATCGCCGGCACGTACGAATTGCCCGATACGACGTTGCCTTGCAATTCTTGA
- a CDS encoding PVC-type heme-binding CxxCH protein, translating into MPIRYRFSQTLAFTAFFLSIAVLGPACFAESIQLRDGQRVALVGNSTAERMNLFGNLETRFQLRTHDQRIQFRNFGWPADEVANQQRPGNYTLIDDPFKVYGGDFFLCFFGFNESFAGDSPEAIETFVSDYRKYLSKLTTDFTVDGRKPTFVLVTPIAFESTGKRLHADADLRNAVLSKYAAAIRAFGKSDGYRVVDVFEATEKLFSAEPGAQYTINGIHLNEQGDEELARLIDAQLFDEPLPSVDPARKEKLRTAINDKSWLHSQDYRMLNGWYVYGGRRTWDTETFPTEFRKIRQMVDVRDSYVWDIAAGRPVADNPDDSGTGEVFTPETMFGSRDENFRKMREPTTLEYPTPEESISQMNVPEDFRIELFASEREFPELANPTQIAFDEKGRLWVSCMVNYPQWLPGSSRPSDRLLILEDTDGDGKADKCTTFYDKLICPTGFEFYDGGVLVVDEPRIIHLKDTDGDDKADEVVHVLDGLATDDTHHTMGAWEFSHGGLLYMQEGVSMSTTLETPWGPFRNHGPSGSYVWDLESLKIRHFRTPAYGNPWCLVFDKWGMGVIGDGTGAQQHWASLLSGAAVRSRSSVQPIFNNEGMRPAVGSEFLTSRHFPESYHDHFIYACVINMHGMPKFTIEDEPGTAGLTGKRIEDLLSSTDMFFRPVDPKVGPDGAVWFGDWCNALIGHMQYSQRDPNRDHEHGRIYRMVYNKKPLIEPVLQAGKSVEELLDQLDTYELRTRYRVRRALHDRDENEVLTKAAAWLGDSTDPMKMCEVLWLQEFFHRVDSELVNRIMNSDDFHARSAAIHVVGNQWEWMDNPNEILRGSIVDAHPRVRLETLRAISFQETIEAVEIALRIDENPRDQWIDYVFEHTLQALQPVWEQATKDPEYLASLSPESQKVLRDYQHSTGPGRDIYVPLRTLMNPDKKTDHNKALEKLVAAGGGNIQNGAKVFERTCAACHLHGELGKEFGPKLTDVGSRMSREQIIRSVIWPNEEISKGFETVQILTYDGQPFAGFILAEDEDTLTLGIANGKIEKIDKEEIEIRKEMKASSMPEGLLETISPGEFLDLIVFLTDGWISTDPNRKMKLRKYGEFEEISRDAQLKLGADFQSRYSGGASSFMSGKSPTEFDFAFHSREGAKPEDTMMVIRLASPSEVRHVELTNRRSAQFHSRAKGLAMWASNDGQSWTKVWTSEQPQAKYSFDLLAGTQAQFIKLGLENGGTFHLDQAVFYGRRLPASGAVSQK; encoded by the coding sequence ATGCCGATCCGTTATCGGTTTTCCCAAACCCTTGCTTTTACCGCGTTTTTTCTTTCGATCGCGGTGCTGGGTCCTGCCTGTTTTGCAGAGTCGATTCAGCTTCGTGACGGACAACGCGTTGCCTTGGTTGGCAACAGCACGGCGGAGCGAATGAACTTGTTCGGCAATTTGGAGACCCGCTTCCAACTGCGAACTCACGATCAACGGATCCAATTCCGCAACTTTGGTTGGCCCGCCGATGAAGTTGCCAACCAGCAGCGTCCCGGCAACTACACGCTGATTGACGATCCGTTTAAGGTCTATGGCGGCGACTTTTTTCTCTGCTTCTTTGGCTTTAACGAATCCTTTGCGGGTGATTCTCCCGAGGCGATCGAGACGTTTGTCTCGGACTATCGCAAATACCTCAGCAAACTGACCACTGATTTCACGGTTGATGGACGCAAGCCCACGTTTGTATTGGTCACGCCCATCGCATTTGAATCGACCGGCAAACGGCTGCACGCGGACGCAGATCTGCGCAACGCGGTTCTTTCCAAATACGCCGCGGCCATTCGTGCGTTTGGTAAATCAGACGGTTACCGCGTGGTTGATGTTTTCGAGGCCACTGAAAAATTGTTCTCCGCCGAACCCGGAGCCCAGTACACCATCAACGGAATTCATCTAAACGAACAAGGCGACGAGGAGCTTGCTCGTTTGATCGACGCTCAATTATTCGACGAACCGCTGCCAAGCGTTGACCCCGCTCGCAAGGAAAAGCTTCGCACCGCGATCAATGACAAATCATGGCTGCATTCTCAAGATTATCGCATGCTGAACGGTTGGTATGTCTACGGCGGTCGCCGAACTTGGGATACCGAGACCTTCCCGACCGAGTTCCGCAAAATTCGACAGATGGTCGACGTTCGCGATTCCTACGTTTGGGACATCGCCGCAGGACGGCCGGTTGCCGACAACCCGGATGACTCGGGAACTGGCGAAGTGTTTACTCCGGAAACCATGTTCGGTTCGCGTGACGAAAACTTCCGCAAGATGCGTGAGCCAACGACTCTCGAGTATCCCACGCCCGAAGAATCGATTTCTCAGATGAACGTGCCTGAGGATTTTCGCATCGAGTTGTTTGCTTCGGAACGCGAATTTCCTGAGTTGGCAAACCCCACCCAAATTGCCTTTGATGAAAAAGGCCGATTGTGGGTTTCATGTATGGTGAATTATCCGCAGTGGTTGCCCGGTTCATCACGCCCGAGCGACCGGTTGCTGATCTTAGAAGACACCGACGGCGACGGCAAAGCGGACAAATGCACGACGTTTTACGACAAGCTGATTTGCCCGACCGGATTCGAGTTCTATGACGGCGGTGTGCTGGTCGTGGACGAGCCACGGATTATTCATTTGAAGGACACCGATGGCGACGACAAGGCCGACGAAGTGGTTCATGTGCTCGACGGGCTGGCGACCGATGACACTCATCATACGATGGGCGCTTGGGAATTTTCGCATGGCGGTTTGCTGTACATGCAAGAAGGCGTTTCGATGTCGACGACCTTGGAAACGCCGTGGGGCCCTTTCCGCAATCATGGACCGTCGGGTTCGTACGTGTGGGATCTCGAATCGCTAAAAATCCGCCATTTCCGTACCCCGGCGTATGGAAACCCGTGGTGCCTTGTATTCGACAAATGGGGCATGGGGGTGATCGGTGACGGTACCGGCGCTCAACAACACTGGGCAAGTCTGTTATCGGGCGCAGCGGTTCGTTCGCGAAGCAGCGTGCAACCGATTTTCAATAACGAAGGAATGCGACCCGCGGTCGGCAGCGAGTTTCTGACGTCGCGTCATTTTCCGGAGTCCTATCACGATCACTTTATCTATGCCTGTGTGATCAACATGCACGGGATGCCCAAATTCACGATCGAAGACGAACCGGGCACCGCCGGTTTGACTGGCAAACGAATCGAAGATTTGCTCTCGTCGACCGATATGTTCTTTCGTCCTGTTGATCCCAAAGTGGGCCCCGACGGCGCGGTGTGGTTCGGCGATTGGTGCAATGCGTTGATCGGACACATGCAATATTCGCAGCGGGACCCGAACCGCGATCACGAGCACGGCCGCATCTACCGGATGGTTTACAACAAAAAACCTCTCATCGAACCCGTGCTGCAAGCGGGCAAAAGTGTTGAGGAACTGCTTGATCAACTCGATACCTACGAACTTCGCACTCGTTATCGCGTCCGCCGTGCACTGCACGACCGCGATGAGAACGAAGTGTTGACCAAGGCCGCCGCTTGGCTCGGCGATTCGACCGATCCGATGAAAATGTGCGAAGTGCTGTGGTTGCAAGAGTTCTTTCATCGGGTCGACTCCGAATTGGTCAACCGGATCATGAACAGCGATGACTTCCATGCTCGCAGTGCCGCCATTCACGTGGTCGGCAACCAATGGGAATGGATGGACAATCCCAATGAAATTTTGCGTGGATCGATTGTCGATGCACATCCTCGTGTGCGTCTCGAAACGCTGCGGGCGATCAGTTTCCAAGAGACGATCGAAGCTGTGGAAATTGCCTTGCGGATTGATGAAAACCCACGCGACCAGTGGATTGATTATGTGTTCGAACATACCCTTCAAGCACTGCAACCGGTTTGGGAGCAGGCGACCAAAGACCCTGAATACTTGGCAAGTTTGTCGCCGGAATCGCAAAAGGTGCTGCGGGATTATCAACACTCGACCGGACCGGGACGCGACATCTACGTTCCACTGCGAACGTTGATGAATCCCGACAAGAAGACCGATCACAACAAGGCACTCGAGAAATTGGTAGCCGCCGGCGGCGGAAATATCCAAAACGGCGCCAAGGTGTTCGAGCGAACCTGTGCTGCTTGTCACTTGCATGGCGAACTTGGCAAAGAGTTTGGACCGAAGTTGACCGATGTCGGCAGCCGGATGTCGCGCGAGCAGATCATTCGTTCGGTCATCTGGCCCAACGAAGAGATCTCGAAGGGTTTCGAAACCGTGCAAATTTTGACCTATGACGGACAACCGTTCGCCGGGTTCATTCTTGCCGAAGACGAGGACACGCTGACGCTGGGGATTGCCAATGGCAAAATCGAGAAGATCGACAAAGAAGAAATCGAAATTCGCAAGGAGATGAAAGCCAGTAGCATGCCCGAAGGGTTGCTGGAAACGATCTCGCCCGGCGAGTTCTTGGATCTGATTGTGTTCTTGACCGACGGATGGATTTCGACCGATCCCAACCGCAAAATGAAGCTGAGAAAGTATGGCGAATTCGAAGAGATTTCTCGCGATGCTCAGCTCAAGCTCGGAGCCGACTTTCAAAGCCGATACTCTGGCGGCGCATCGTCGTTCATGAGTGGCAAATCGCCAACCGAGTTTGACTTTGCGTTTCACTCACGCGAGGGTGCCAAGCCCGAAGACACGATGATGGTCATTCGGCTGGCCTCGCCGTCGGAAGTGCGTCACGTGGAATTGACCAATCGACGCTCGGCACAATTTCACAGCCGAGCGAAAGGGCTCGCGATGTGGGCCAGCAACGATGGTCAATCGTGGACCAAAGTATGGACAAGCGAGCAACCGCAAGCGAAATATTCGTTTGATTTGCTTGCAGGAACCCAAGCTCAGTTCATCAAGCTGGGACTCGAAAACGGCGGCACATTCCATCTGGATCAAGCCGTCTTTTACGGTCGCCGTTTGCCCGCATCCGGCGCGGTTAGCCAGAAGTAA
- a CDS encoding GNAT family N-acetyltransferase, with product MSIKFVRIEFQSDLYAQAIELRHAVLRQPLGLAFSPEQLAAEHDQLHFGMLGGDDLLACVSVMLLSPTTAKIRQMAVDATRQGRGIGSNLLCRVELELKSMGVECIQLHARETARRFYERLGYTATGERFTEVTLPHIKMTKTMVTC from the coding sequence TTGTCAATCAAATTCGTTCGCATCGAATTCCAGTCCGACCTGTATGCTCAAGCGATTGAGTTGCGTCACGCGGTGCTTCGTCAACCGCTGGGGTTAGCGTTCAGCCCGGAACAACTTGCCGCGGAACACGATCAACTTCATTTCGGCATGCTCGGTGGCGATGATTTGCTCGCCTGCGTGTCCGTGATGCTGCTTTCACCGACCACCGCCAAAATCCGTCAAATGGCAGTCGACGCCACACGGCAAGGTCGCGGAATCGGATCGAATCTGCTGTGCCGAGTTGAATTGGAATTGAAATCCATGGGGGTGGAATGCATTCAGCTGCATGCTCGCGAGACCGCTCGAAGGTTCTACGAGCGGCTTGGTTATACGGCGACGGGAGAACGGTTCACCGAAGTCACCTTGCCTCACATCAAGATGACCAAAACGATGGTCACATGCTGA
- a CDS encoding DUF1294 domain-containing protein — protein sequence MLIGFTIWTLVASLITAILYAWDKRAARLDQRRIPERTLLGWSLVGGWPGGWIAGRWLRHKTYKRSYRIQFAMAATLNLLGIAAVVYASFN from the coding sequence ATGTTAATCGGTTTCACAATTTGGACACTGGTAGCAAGTTTGATCACCGCGATTCTGTACGCCTGGGACAAGCGTGCCGCGCGGCTGGATCAACGTCGGATTCCTGAACGAACGCTGCTGGGGTGGTCGCTCGTCGGTGGATGGCCGGGGGGTTGGATCGCTGGCCGTTGGCTGCGGCACAAAACCTACAAGCGATCTTATCGAATCCAATTTGCGATGGCCGCCACCCTGAATCTGCTCGGGATCGCTGCGGTGGTTTATGCAAGCTTTAACTAA